Proteins from one Acidiphilium multivorum AIU301 genomic window:
- the rpmE gene encoding 50S ribosomal protein L31, with product MKADIHPDYHEINIIMTDGTEYKTRSCYGKPGDTLRLDIDPKSHPAWTGQQRVLDTGGQVAKFNKRFAGIGARKK from the coding sequence ATGAAAGCCGATATCCATCCGGATTATCACGAGATCAACATCATCATGACCGATGGCACCGAGTACAAGACCCGCTCGTGCTACGGCAAGCCCGGCGACACGCTGCGGCTCGATATCGACCCGAAGTCGCACCCGGCCTGGACCGGACAGCAGCGCGTGCTCGACACCGGGGGCCAGGTGGCGAAGTTCAACAAGCGCTTCGCCGGGATCGGCGCCCGCAAGAAGTAA
- a CDS encoding sigma-54-dependent Fis family transcriptional regulator, which translates to MLAHRATDSRLAQARSLLELGRAIPAGLLAAPIAASWRRCLDAGLDPHHPPNVGRIEQHELERHRAAHETARRLARAEMQALHRQLGRDSFVLAFADPDGVLIDSLVSEGRRGDIEAFGIVPGTVWEESLVGTNALGTASASRQRIAVRGAEHFFTHHQRLSCIAAPIFLPDRTLAGVLDATCFSEAYAPNARAIVALAAAEIEARLFRARLAGKRLLAIHGRAEFLDTAYAGLLALDAADRVVAANDQARFILAGLPEPIGATFGALFAPAELRPGAAGTLTDRAGRLFHARLDQPETARPRKIAPAQGVPAADAPVAEDPAARAALDMAARAAARGMPVLIRGATGTGKEVAARYAHRASGRSGRFVAVNCAAIPPDLIAAELFGHVEGAFTGARRGGAAGLAVEADGGTLFLDEIGDLPLPLQAALLRFLDDFSVRPVGGGMPRLVDVLLLTATNVDLGEAVAAGRFRADLYYRLAIAEITLPALRERSDIRPLAAHLLEQVAPGTRLEPAAASRLARHDFPGNVRELRNVLARAALTGEKVIGEETIAALLPAETAAPAAAGQSVLRDVQARRIEAALRAAGGNISRAARALGVSRNTIYRAIGRTPPTAAG; encoded by the coding sequence ATGCTGGCGCATCGTGCCACCGACTCCCGTCTTGCGCAGGCGCGCTCGCTGCTCGAGCTGGGGCGCGCCATTCCGGCAGGGTTGCTGGCCGCGCCCATCGCCGCGAGCTGGCGGCGCTGCCTCGATGCCGGGCTGGACCCGCATCATCCGCCGAATGTCGGGCGGATCGAGCAGCACGAGCTCGAACGCCACCGCGCGGCGCACGAAACCGCAAGGCGCCTCGCCCGCGCCGAGATGCAGGCGCTGCACCGCCAGCTCGGGCGGGACAGTTTCGTGCTCGCCTTCGCCGACCCGGACGGGGTGCTGATCGACTCGCTGGTGAGCGAGGGGCGGCGCGGCGACATCGAGGCCTTCGGCATCGTGCCGGGGACGGTGTGGGAGGAATCGCTGGTCGGCACCAACGCGCTGGGGACGGCGAGCGCCTCGCGGCAGCGGATCGCGGTGCGCGGGGCGGAACATTTCTTCACCCATCACCAGCGGCTGAGCTGCATCGCCGCACCCATCTTCCTGCCCGACCGCACGCTCGCGGGCGTGCTGGACGCGACCTGCTTCAGCGAGGCCTATGCGCCGAACGCGCGCGCCATCGTCGCCCTCGCCGCGGCGGAGATCGAGGCGCGGCTGTTCCGCGCCCGCCTCGCCGGCAAGCGGCTGCTCGCCATCCACGGAAGGGCCGAGTTTCTCGACACCGCCTATGCCGGGCTGCTCGCGCTCGACGCGGCCGACCGGGTGGTGGCGGCGAACGACCAGGCGCGGTTCATCCTGGCCGGGCTGCCGGAGCCGATCGGCGCGACCTTCGGCGCGCTGTTCGCGCCGGCCGAGCTGCGGCCGGGGGCGGCGGGCACGCTGACCGACCGCGCCGGGCGGCTGTTCCACGCCAGGCTCGACCAGCCGGAGACGGCGCGGCCGCGCAAGATCGCCCCCGCGCAGGGCGTGCCGGCAGCGGACGCGCCGGTGGCCGAGGACCCGGCGGCGCGGGCGGCGCTCGACATGGCGGCGCGGGCGGCGGCGCGCGGCATGCCGGTGCTGATCCGCGGGGCGACCGGCACGGGCAAGGAGGTGGCGGCGCGCTACGCGCATCGCGCCTCGGGGCGGAGCGGGCGGTTCGTCGCGGTGAACTGCGCGGCGATTCCGCCGGACCTGATCGCCGCCGAGCTGTTCGGCCATGTCGAGGGCGCGTTCACCGGCGCGCGGCGCGGCGGGGCGGCGGGCCTCGCGGTGGAGGCGGATGGGGGAACGCTGTTCCTCGACGAGATCGGCGACCTGCCGCTGCCGCTGCAGGCCGCGCTGCTGCGCTTCCTCGACGATTTCTCGGTGCGGCCGGTGGGCGGCGGGATGCCGCGTCTGGTCGACGTGCTGCTGCTGACGGCGACCAATGTCGATCTCGGCGAGGCGGTGGCCGCGGGACGGTTCCGGGCGGACCTGTATTACCGGCTGGCGATCGCCGAGATCACCCTGCCGGCGCTGCGCGAGCGCAGCGACATCCGCCCGCTCGCGGCGCACCTGCTCGAACAGGTGGCCCCGGGCACGCGGCTTGAGCCGGCGGCGGCGTCACGCCTCGCGCGGCACGATTTTCCCGGCAATGTCAGGGAGTTGCGCAACGTGCTGGCGCGCGCCGCGCTGACCGGCGAGAAGGTGATCGGCGAGGAGACGATCGCCGCCCTGCTGCCGGCGGAGACGGCCGCGCCGGCCGCCGCCGGACAGTCGGTGCTGCGCGACGTTCAGGCGAGGCGGATCGAGGCGGCGCTGCGCGCGGCCGGCGGCAATATCAGCCGCGCGGCGCGCGCGCTCGGCGTGTCACGCAACACGATTTACCGCGCGATCGGACGAACGCCCCCGACCGCCGCCGGCTGA
- a CDS encoding Hsp20 family protein translates to MTLDFSPLFRTAIGFDRLQQLLDSVPDGNATAYPPYNIEKLGPEDYRLTMAVAGFRAEDLDMTVKDNTLIITGRIAEGASKGEVLYRGIASRAFERRFVLADHMVVDGAALENGLLHVALKRVIPEALKPRKIAIGTGAPAATPVIEQDKAAA, encoded by the coding sequence ATGACGCTCGATTTTTCCCCGCTTTTCCGCACCGCCATCGGCTTCGACCGGCTGCAGCAGCTGCTTGACAGCGTGCCGGACGGCAACGCCACCGCCTATCCCCCCTACAACATCGAGAAACTCGGCCCCGAGGACTACCGCCTGACCATGGCGGTGGCCGGATTCCGCGCCGAGGACCTCGACATGACGGTGAAGGACAACACGCTCATCATCACCGGACGGATCGCCGAGGGGGCGAGCAAGGGCGAGGTGCTCTATCGCGGCATCGCCTCGCGCGCGTTCGAACGGCGCTTCGTGCTGGCCGACCACATGGTGGTCGATGGCGCGGCGCTGGAGAACGGGCTGCTGCACGTGGCGCTGAAGCGCGTGATTCCCGAGGCGCTGAAGCCGCGGAAGATCGCCATCGGCACCGGCGCCCCGGCGGCCACGCCCGTGATCGAACAGGACAAGGCGGCCGCCTGA
- a CDS encoding flavin reductase family protein — protein MLFDLTKLKPEDQYKLLASTVVPRPIAWVVTLNPEGRLNAAPFSFFNVFGAGPPILCLGIGARRPGDPKDTGENIRLTGEFVVNLVAHENAEAMNVTAIEFGPEVDELAEARLTTLPSEKIRPPRIAESPVAMECTLHSMIEFGPDRALVIGQVQAMHVRDDAVLNPERCHIDTPKLDLIGRMHGGGWYARTTERFDMPRIPVGNWPRD, from the coding sequence ATGCTGTTCGACCTCACCAAACTGAAACCGGAGGACCAGTACAAGCTGCTGGCCTCGACCGTGGTGCCGCGGCCGATCGCCTGGGTGGTGACGCTGAATCCCGAGGGCCGGCTGAACGCCGCGCCGTTCTCGTTCTTCAACGTCTTCGGCGCCGGGCCGCCGATCCTGTGCCTCGGCATCGGCGCGCGGCGGCCGGGCGACCCCAAGGATACCGGCGAGAACATCCGCCTGACCGGGGAATTCGTGGTCAATCTCGTCGCGCACGAGAACGCCGAGGCGATGAACGTGACCGCGATCGAGTTCGGCCCGGAGGTGGACGAGCTGGCCGAGGCGCGGCTGACCACCCTGCCCTCGGAGAAGATCCGCCCGCCGCGCATCGCCGAGAGCCCGGTGGCGATGGAGTGCACGCTGCATTCGATGATCGAGTTCGGGCCGGACCGCGCGCTGGTGATCGGCCAGGTGCAGGCGATGCATGTGCGCGACGACGCCGTGCTGAACCCGGAGCGCTGCCATATCGACACGCCGAAGCTCGACCTGATCGGCCGGATGCATGGCGGCGGCTGGTACGCGCGGACCACGGAACGGTTCGACATGCCGCGGATTCCGGTCGGGAACTGGCCGCGCGACTGA
- a CDS encoding DUF6600 domain-containing protein — protein MRRQFATLFHIAWLLAALLAGTTATARAQANGAPPARVGQIARIEGAVSFARAGGEWEPATPNYPLIGGDTLYAEPGAEAALTFGWSRITLAGGTEFGIAALGEDSATLDVPRGEAFLDLRYLAPGETWRIRTPRGVVTIGQDGRYAISAGDAAAPTRIGVIDGAAEVTGDGGSLRLGPGETARLAGATPVRAMRGPLETDPFIERMLAEAAPPAPPGAPAVVTGMTGAGLLAAYGSWGDVPDYGAIWYPRVGPGWAPYRHGHWAYVPPWGWTWIDDAPWGFAPFHYGRWLHRHGRWGWLPAPVPVPPRAPPVYAPALVAFFNVAPGISVGVGLNGGAVGWVPLAPGEPFLPWYSCPPAYVERLNRFDVRDPARYRDPRAPGFAAERHPARLANRMAATLIGPEALRRGDAVGRFGHPAPERALAAARPMLPGRTAPAYGGFLRMPLEPARPAPAPARPAMAPAPGRPGVPAAPGVPGSPPRAMPAPGIAVPSYRPAPRAPEQNRFQPQRPQMQPRPPAPAAPQRRAPEQNRFQPQRPQMQPRPPAPAAPQRRAPEQNRFQPQRPQMQPRPPAPAAPQRRAPEPNRFQPQQPQTRPQTPPRPPAAPPRRMPEQNRFQQQRPQMQPRPPSPTAPQRRAPEQNRNRQEGAS, from the coding sequence ATGCGCAGGCAGTTCGCGACGTTGTTTCATATTGCATGGCTGCTCGCCGCCCTGCTCGCCGGGACGACGGCGACGGCGCGGGCCCAGGCGAACGGCGCGCCGCCCGCCCGCGTCGGCCAGATCGCGCGGATCGAGGGGGCGGTGTCGTTCGCCCGGGCCGGCGGCGAATGGGAGCCGGCGACGCCGAACTATCCGCTGATCGGCGGCGATACGCTCTATGCGGAGCCGGGGGCGGAAGCGGCGCTGACCTTCGGCTGGAGCCGGATCACCCTGGCGGGCGGGACCGAATTCGGGATCGCGGCGCTCGGCGAGGACAGCGCGACGCTGGATGTGCCACGCGGCGAGGCGTTTCTCGATCTGCGCTACCTGGCGCCGGGCGAGACCTGGCGCATCCGCACGCCGCGCGGGGTGGTGACGATCGGCCAGGACGGGCGCTACGCGATCAGCGCCGGGGACGCGGCGGCGCCGACGCGGATCGGCGTGATCGACGGCGCGGCGGAGGTGACGGGCGATGGCGGGTCGCTCCGGCTCGGGCCGGGGGAGACGGCGCGCCTCGCCGGCGCGACACCGGTGCGGGCGATGCGCGGACCGCTCGAGACCGACCCGTTCATCGAGCGGATGCTGGCGGAAGCCGCGCCGCCCGCCCCGCCCGGCGCGCCGGCGGTGGTGACCGGCATGACCGGGGCGGGCCTGCTCGCCGCCTATGGCAGCTGGGGTGACGTGCCGGATTATGGCGCGATCTGGTATCCGCGGGTCGGGCCCGGCTGGGCGCCGTACCGGCACGGGCACTGGGCCTATGTGCCGCCCTGGGGGTGGACCTGGATCGACGACGCGCCCTGGGGCTTCGCGCCGTTCCATTACGGACGCTGGCTGCACAGGCATGGACGCTGGGGCTGGCTGCCCGCGCCGGTGCCGGTGCCGCCGCGCGCCCCGCCGGTCTACGCGCCGGCGCTGGTCGCGTTCTTCAACGTGGCGCCGGGGATTTCGGTGGGGGTGGGGCTGAACGGCGGCGCGGTCGGCTGGGTGCCGCTGGCGCCGGGCGAGCCCTTTCTGCCGTGGTACAGCTGCCCGCCCGCCTATGTGGAACGGCTGAACCGGTTCGACGTGCGGGATCCGGCGCGGTATCGCGACCCGCGCGCGCCGGGCTTCGCGGCGGAGCGCCATCCGGCGCGGCTGGCGAACCGGATGGCGGCGACGCTGATCGGGCCCGAGGCGCTGCGGCGGGGCGACGCGGTGGGGCGGTTCGGACATCCGGCGCCGGAACGCGCGCTGGCGGCGGCGCGGCCGATGCTGCCGGGCCGGACGGCGCCGGCCTATGGCGGTTTCCTGCGGATGCCGCTGGAGCCGGCGCGGCCGGCGCCTGCCCCCGCGCGGCCGGCGATGGCGCCGGCACCGGGACGGCCGGGCGTCCCGGCGGCGCCGGGGGTGCCGGGCTCGCCGCCCCGGGCGATGCCGGCGCCGGGCATCGCCGTGCCGAGCTACAGGCCGGCGCCGCGCGCGCCGGAGCAAAACCGGTTCCAGCCGCAGCGCCCGCAGATGCAACCGCGCCCACCCGCGCCCGCCGCGCCGCAGCGCCGGGCGCCCGAGCAAAACCGGTTCCAGCCGCAGCGACCGCAGATGCAGCCGCGTCCGCCCGCGCCCGCCGCGCCGCAGCGCCGGGCGCCGGAGCAAAACCGGTTCCAGCCGCAGCGCCCGCAGATGCAACCGCGCCCGCCCGCGCCAGCCGCGCCGCAGCGCCGGGCGCCGGAGCCAAACCGGTTCCAGCCGCAGCAGCCCCAGACGCGCCCGCAGACGCCGCCGCGACCGCCCGCCGCGCCGCCGCGCCGGATGCCCGAGCAAAACCGGTTCCAGCAGCAGCGCCCGCAGATGCAGCCGCGACCGCCCTCGCCCACCGCGCCGCAGCGCCGGGCGCCGGAGCAAAACCGGAACCGGCAGGAGGGCGCGTCATGA
- the pdxA gene encoding 4-hydroxythreonine-4-phosphate dehydrogenase PdxA, whose protein sequence is MAMSDAPIALTMGDPAGIGGEIAAAAWRDARERLLPFALIGDADWAAGFGVPVARIGRIGEAASRFGAALPVLDVKLAVPAIPGRPDPRNAAAVTGAIETATRLALAGEAAAVVTCPIAKSVLYQAGFPHPGHTEFLGALTGVAAPVMMLACPGLRVVPVTVHVSLRRAIETLETGAIVAAGRRLAAALTRDFGVAAPRIAVAGLNPHAGEAGAMGDEELTIIAPAIAALRQAGIDAFGPLPPDTMFTPAARAGYDAALCMYHDQALIPLKTIDMENGVNVTLGLPIIRTSPDHGTAFDIAGTGKARAESLIAALRLAGEMAGRR, encoded by the coding sequence ATGGCGATGAGCGACGCCCCGATCGCGCTGACCATGGGCGACCCGGCCGGGATCGGCGGGGAGATCGCCGCCGCCGCCTGGCGCGACGCGCGGGAGCGGCTGCTTCCGTTCGCGCTCATCGGCGATGCGGACTGGGCGGCGGGATTCGGCGTGCCGGTGGCGCGGATCGGGCGGATCGGCGAGGCCGCTTCCCGGTTCGGCGCGGCGCTGCCGGTGCTGGACGTGAAGCTCGCGGTGCCGGCGATTCCGGGGCGGCCCGACCCGCGCAACGCCGCCGCGGTGACCGGGGCGATCGAGACCGCGACGCGGCTGGCGCTGGCCGGCGAGGCGGCGGCGGTGGTGACCTGCCCGATCGCCAAGTCGGTTCTGTATCAGGCGGGATTTCCGCATCCCGGCCATACCGAGTTCCTCGGCGCGCTGACCGGCGTGGCAGCTCCGGTGATGATGCTGGCCTGCCCCGGCCTGCGGGTGGTGCCGGTGACGGTGCATGTGTCGCTGCGGCGGGCGATCGAGACGCTGGAGACCGGCGCCATCGTCGCCGCCGGGCGGAGGCTGGCGGCGGCGCTGACGCGGGATTTCGGGGTGGCGGCGCCGCGCATCGCGGTGGCGGGGCTCAACCCGCATGCCGGCGAGGCGGGGGCGATGGGCGACGAGGAGCTGACCATCATCGCGCCGGCGATCGCGGCATTGCGGCAGGCGGGCATCGACGCGTTCGGGCCGCTGCCGCCGGACACGATGTTCACCCCGGCGGCGCGGGCGGGTTACGACGCGGCGCTTTGCATGTATCATGACCAGGCCCTGATCCCGCTCAAGACGATCGACATGGAGAACGGCGTGAACGTCACCCTCGGCCTGCCCATCATCCGCACCTCGCCCGACCACGGCACCGCCTTCGACATCGCGGGGACGGGGAAAGCGCGGGCGGAAAGCTTGATCGCGGCGCTGCGGCTGGCCGGCGAGATGGCGGGGCGGCGATGA
- a CDS encoding DEAD/DEAH box helicase, whose product MTDFTTLGLAEPLLRAISEQSYETPTPIQARSIPVMLEGHDLVGIAQTGTGKTAAFVLPILHRIAANRARPAPRACRALVLAPTRELATQIADAARTYGKFTRPSVAVVIGGAKPGPQARRMESGVDLLVATPGRLLDHVAAGVIRLDAVETVVLDEADQMLDLGFIPAIRQIMAKLPRQRQAVMFSATMPKPIRALAGEFLRDPREVAVSVESKPVDRIDQQVLLLAPEEKKDKLAWLLADVAVERAIVFTRTKHGADKVTRHLEDAGIGAAAIHGNKSQGQRERALDQFRSGRIRVLVATDIAARGIDVDNVSHVVNFELPNVPESYVHRIGRTARAGAEGVAISLVEPSELPYLRDIETLIGRHLVPGGAQPVRGLAPPHLLRARNQVARQGQMPKRNGPPKAAHAGHGHGGGHGGGHHGQGHGHGGGNAHHGKPAHAKAGGKPQGRGRSAGGGRGRSSDRAVNRVA is encoded by the coding sequence TTGACCGATTTTACCACCCTCGGCCTCGCCGAGCCCCTGCTGCGCGCCATCAGCGAGCAGTCCTATGAAACCCCCACCCCGATCCAGGCCCGTTCGATCCCGGTGATGCTCGAAGGCCACGACCTCGTCGGCATCGCCCAGACCGGCACCGGCAAGACGGCCGCCTTCGTGCTGCCGATCCTGCACCGGATCGCGGCGAACCGCGCCCGCCCGGCGCCGCGCGCCTGCCGCGCCCTGGTCCTCGCCCCCACCCGCGAGCTCGCCACCCAGATCGCCGATGCCGCCCGCACCTACGGCAAGTTCACCCGTCCCTCGGTCGCCGTCGTCATCGGCGGCGCCAAGCCCGGCCCGCAGGCCCGCCGCATGGAATCCGGGGTCGACCTGCTGGTCGCCACCCCCGGCCGCCTGCTCGACCATGTCGCCGCCGGCGTCATCCGCCTCGATGCGGTGGAAACCGTGGTGCTCGACGAGGCCGACCAGATGCTCGATCTCGGCTTCATCCCGGCGATCCGCCAGATCATGGCGAAGCTGCCCCGCCAGCGCCAGGCGGTGATGTTCTCGGCCACCATGCCGAAGCCGATCCGCGCGCTGGCCGGCGAATTCCTGCGCGACCCGCGCGAGGTCGCGGTCAGCGTCGAATCGAAGCCGGTCGACCGGATCGACCAGCAGGTGCTCCTCCTCGCCCCCGAGGAGAAGAAGGACAAGCTCGCCTGGCTGCTGGCCGATGTCGCGGTCGAGCGCGCCATCGTCTTCACCCGCACCAAGCACGGCGCCGACAAGGTCACCCGCCATCTCGAGGATGCCGGCATCGGCGCCGCCGCGATCCACGGCAACAAGAGCCAGGGCCAGCGCGAGCGCGCGCTCGACCAGTTCCGCTCCGGCCGCATCCGCGTGCTCGTCGCGACCGACATCGCCGCCCGCGGCATCGATGTCGACAACGTCTCGCATGTGGTGAATTTCGAGCTGCCGAACGTGCCGGAATCCTACGTCCACCGCATCGGCCGCACCGCCCGCGCCGGCGCCGAGGGTGTGGCGATCTCGCTGGTCGAGCCCTCCGAGCTGCCCTATCTGCGCGATATCGAGACGCTGATCGGCCGCCATCTCGTCCCCGGCGGCGCCCAGCCGGTGCGCGGCCTCGCGCCGCCGCATCTCCTCCGCGCCCGCAACCAGGTCGCCCGCCAGGGGCAGATGCCCAAGCGCAACGGCCCGCCCAAGGCCGCGCATGCCGGCCACGGCCATGGCGGCGGTCACGGCGGCGGCCACCACGGTCAGGGCCATGGTCATGGCGGCGGCAACGCCCATCACGGCAAGCCCGCCCACGCCAAGGCCGGCGGCAAGCCGCAGGGCCGCGGCCGCTCAGCCGGCGGCGGTCGGGGGCGTTCGTCCGATCGCGCGGTAAATCGTGTTGCGTGA
- a CDS encoding DNA-3-methyladenine glycosylase family protein gives MSRLARAHLAAADPVLGALIREVGRCTLAPERAREPYEALISAVAHQQLHARAAEAMLGRLRALTEAPVPAPGHLLSLSDEALRGCGFSAAKAAALRDIARRTLDGTVPTRRAAARMSDAALIERLCTLRGIGRWTVEMLLIFTLGRPDVFPVDDFGVREGYRLIHGLEAQPKPRAFAAIGEAYAPYRSTAAWYLWRAADRAKTIKYQA, from the coding sequence ATGAGCCGCCTCGCCCGCGCCCATCTTGCCGCCGCCGATCCGGTGCTCGGCGCGCTGATCCGCGAGGTCGGGCGCTGCACGCTGGCGCCGGAGCGGGCGCGCGAGCCCTATGAGGCGCTGATTTCGGCGGTGGCGCACCAGCAGCTGCACGCCCGCGCGGCCGAGGCGATGCTGGGGCGGCTGCGCGCGCTGACCGAGGCGCCGGTGCCGGCGCCGGGGCACCTGCTCTCGCTGTCGGACGAGGCGCTGCGGGGCTGCGGGTTCTCGGCCGCGAAGGCGGCGGCGCTGCGCGACATCGCGCGGCGGACGCTGGACGGCACGGTGCCGACCAGGCGGGCCGCGGCGCGGATGAGCGATGCGGCGCTGATCGAGCGGCTCTGCACCCTGCGCGGGATCGGCCGCTGGACGGTGGAGATGCTGCTGATCTTCACGCTCGGCCGGCCGGACGTGTTTCCGGTGGACGATTTCGGCGTGCGCGAGGGCTACCGGCTGATCCACGGGCTGGAGGCGCAGCCGAAGCCGCGCGCCTTCGCCGCGATCGGCGAGGCCTATGCGCCGTATCGCAGCACGGCGGCCTGGTATCTCTGGCGGGCCGCCGACCGGGCGAAGACGATCAAGTACCAGGCCTGA
- a CDS encoding pyridoxine 5'-phosphate synthase has protein sequence MSALRLGVNLDHVATLRNARGIATPDPIRAARIAIEAGADGITLHLREDRRHIRDADIRAARALSVPLNMEMAATDEMVGIACGLKPHASCLVPERRQEVTTEGGLDAAGTAESLAPRIAALRAAGIRVSLFVDPDPVQLEAAARLGAPVVELHTGAYAEGRAGELDRLRAAAARAAALGLEVHAGHGLNYDNVGPIAALPEVRELNIGHFIVGEAVFVGLAEAIRRMRAIMDAARRRTQR, from the coding sequence ATGAGCGCCCTGCGGCTCGGCGTCAATCTCGACCATGTGGCGACGCTGCGGAACGCCCGCGGCATCGCGACCCCCGACCCGATCCGCGCCGCGCGGATCGCCATCGAGGCGGGGGCGGACGGGATCACGCTGCATCTGCGCGAGGACCGGCGGCATATCCGCGACGCCGATATCCGCGCCGCGCGGGCGCTTTCGGTGCCGCTCAACATGGAGATGGCGGCGACCGACGAGATGGTCGGCATCGCCTGCGGGCTGAAGCCGCATGCGAGCTGCCTGGTGCCGGAGCGGCGGCAGGAGGTGACGACCGAGGGCGGGCTGGACGCCGCCGGAACCGCCGAGTCGCTGGCCCCGCGCATCGCGGCGCTGCGGGCGGCGGGAATCCGCGTCTCGCTCTTCGTCGATCCCGATCCGGTGCAGCTGGAAGCCGCGGCACGGTTGGGCGCGCCGGTGGTCGAGCTGCATACCGGCGCCTATGCCGAGGGGCGGGCGGGCGAGCTGGACCGGCTGCGCGCCGCGGCGGCGCGGGCGGCGGCGCTCGGGCTGGAAGTGCATGCCGGGCACGGGCTGAACTATGACAATGTCGGCCCGATCGCGGCGCTGCCGGAGGTGCGGGAGCTGAATATCGGCCACTTCATCGTCGGCGAGGCGGTGTTCGTCGGCCTGGCCGAGGCGATCCGCCGGATGCGCGCGATCATGGACGCGGCGCGACGGCGTACGCAGCGTTAA
- a CDS encoding class I SAM-dependent methyltransferase → MSEPTPEQKWEARYAAAGGYIFGTAPNAFLAANAGLIAPGAKVLSVADGEGRNSVFLAGNGADVHAVEVSPTALSRARKLAAERGVAIAFEQADLLRWSWPEHAYDAVVAIFVQFVPPAERPAFFGRLVRALRPGGLLLLEGYRPEQVANRTGGPSDPAHCYTEAMLREAFAGLEIERLDSYDAVLDEGPGHSGPSALIDLVARAKVRPGT, encoded by the coding sequence ATGAGCGAACCGACCCCCGAGCAGAAATGGGAAGCCCGCTACGCCGCCGCGGGCGGCTACATCTTCGGCACCGCGCCGAACGCCTTCCTCGCCGCCAATGCCGGGCTGATCGCGCCGGGCGCGAAGGTGCTCTCGGTGGCCGACGGCGAGGGCCGCAACAGCGTCTTCCTCGCCGGCAACGGCGCCGATGTCCATGCCGTCGAGGTCTCGCCCACCGCGCTTTCCCGCGCCCGCAAGCTCGCCGCCGAACGCGGCGTCGCCATCGCCTTCGAACAGGCCGACCTGCTGCGCTGGTCCTGGCCCGAGCACGCCTACGACGCGGTGGTGGCGATCTTCGTGCAGTTCGTCCCCCCGGCCGAGCGTCCGGCGTTTTTCGGCCGGCTCGTCCGCGCCCTGCGCCCCGGCGGCCTGCTGCTGCTCGAGGGCTACCGGCCCGAACAGGTCGCCAACCGCACCGGCGGCCCGTCCGATCCCGCGCATTGCTACACCGAGGCGATGCTCCGCGAGGCCTTCGCCGGCCTCGAGATCGAGCGGCTCGACAGCTACGACGCGGTGCTCGACGAAGGCCCCGGCCATTCCGGCCCCTCCGCGCTGATCGACCTCGTGGCGCGGGCGAAGGTCAGGCCTGGTACTTGA
- a CDS encoding NAD(P)-dependent alcohol dehydrogenase, whose amino-acid sequence MKAAVLHGYDEKLTAPDFVTYEDVPEPQIRNPTDVIVRIGGAGVCRTDLHIIEGVWRSKVDLKFPHIMGHENAGWIEEVGSAVTHLKKGDPVICHPLITSGHCLACRRGDDMHAEESEFPGINCNGGYAELLRTGARSIIKLPKSLAPKDVAPHTDAGLTAYRAAKKASRHLLPGQFAVVIGAGGLGHIGIQVLRAMCAARIIIVDRADMALQLAQECGADFAVKADGSELDEVMRLTGGKGAEAVIDFVGEGDAVAKGLAMTRDGGYYYIVGYGGKIDIPTIDMITSEKTIVGNLVGTYPELIELMALADQGKVTLATREYRLDEANAALHDLHHGKVRGRAVLIP is encoded by the coding sequence ATGAAAGCCGCCGTGCTGCACGGATACGACGAAAAGCTCACCGCACCCGACTTCGTCACCTACGAGGACGTGCCCGAACCGCAGATCCGCAACCCGACCGACGTCATCGTCCGCATCGGCGGCGCCGGCGTCTGCCGGACCGACCTGCACATCATCGAGGGCGTCTGGCGCTCGAAGGTCGATCTCAAGTTCCCGCACATCATGGGCCACGAGAACGCCGGCTGGATCGAGGAGGTCGGTTCCGCCGTCACCCACCTGAAGAAGGGCGACCCGGTGATCTGCCATCCGCTGATCACCTCCGGCCACTGCCTCGCCTGCCGCCGCGGCGACGACATGCACGCCGAGGAAAGCGAATTCCCCGGCATCAACTGCAATGGCGGCTATGCCGAGCTGCTGCGCACCGGCGCGCGCTCGATCATCAAGCTGCCGAAATCGCTCGCGCCGAAGGACGTCGCCCCGCATACCGATGCCGGGCTCACCGCCTACCGCGCCGCGAAGAAGGCCTCGCGCCACCTGCTGCCCGGCCAGTTCGCGGTGGTGATCGGCGCCGGCGGCCTCGGCCATATCGGCATCCAGGTGCTGCGCGCGATGTGCGCCGCCCGGATCATCATCGTCGACCGCGCCGACATGGCGCTGCAGCTCGCCCAGGAATGCGGCGCCGATTTCGCGGTGAAGGCGGACGGCTCCGAGCTCGACGAGGTGATGCGCCTGACCGGCGGCAAGGGCGCCGAGGCGGTGATCGACTTCGTCGGCGAGGGCGACGCCGTGGCGAAAGGCCTCGCGATGACGCGCGACGGCGGCTACTATTACATCGTCGGCTACGGCGGGAAGATCGACATTCCCACCATCGACATGATCACCTCGGAAAAGACCATCGTCGGCAATCTCGTCGGCACCTATCCCGAGCTGATCGAGCTGATGGCGCTGGCCGACCAGGGCAAGGTCACCCTCGCCACCCGCGAATACCGGCTGGACGAGGCCAATGCCGCCCTGCACGACCTGCATCACGGCAAGGTCCGCGGCCGCGCCGTGCTGATTCCCTGA